The genomic window AACGAGCAGCGCAACCGTGGCCACTTCTGTGACGTGACGGTCCGCATCCACGGGAGCATGCTACGCGCCCACCGTTGTGTGCTGGCGGCTGGCAGCCCCTTTTTCCAGGACAAATTGCTGCTGGGCTACAGTGACATCGAGATCCCCTCAGTGGTGTCAGTCCAGTCTGTGCAAAAGCTCATTGACTTCATGTACAGCGGGGTGCTGCGGGTCTCACAGTCAGAGGCCCTCCAGATCCTCACAGCTGCCAGCATCCTGCAGATCAAGACTGTGATCGATGAGTGCACAAGGATTGTCTCGCAAAATGTGGGAGAGGTCTACCCAGTGATTCAGGATTCTGGCCAGGAGACACCCAGAGGAACACCCGAATCAGGCACCTCGGGGCAGAGCACCGACACAGAGTCTGGCTACCTGCAGAGCCATTCACAGCACAGTGTGGACAGGATCTATTCGGCCCTCTATGCCTGTTCCATGCAAAATGGCAGCGGGGAGCGCTCCTTTTACAGTGGAGCTGTGGTCAGCCACCATGAAACAGCCCTGGGACTCCCCAGGGACCATCACATAGAAGATCCCAGCTGGATTACCCGGATCCATGAACGGTCGCAACAGATGGAGCGGTACCTCTCCACCACTCCAGAGACCACACACTGCCGCAAGCAACCGCGCCCTGTCCGAATTCAAACCCTGATGGGCAACATCCATATTAAGCAGGAGATGGAGGATGACTATGACTACTATGGCCAACAGAGGGTGCAGATCCTTGAGCGCAATGAGTCTGAGGAATGCACTGAGGACACTGACCAAGCAGAAGGCACTGAGAGTGAGCCCAAAGGGGAGAGTTTTGACTCAGGCGTCAGTTCCTCCATTGGCACTGAGCCTGATTCCATGGAGCAGCAGTTTATGGCTGCTCTGGGCCGGGATGGGCAGCAAGAACCTTCTCAAGCAGATCAAAATGACGTCCCTGCTGATGGCACTCagccgcagcagcagcagcaacatgTAGATGCCAACTCTTCCTCACCAGAGAGAAGCAATGACGTTGAAATGGACAGCAAAGTGCTCACAGTCAATAACAGCACCGAAAAGGGGGCTTTGCAGCCTTCTGTCAACACAACTGTTGCCCAACCATTGCCAACCACACAGATCTACTTACGCCAGACAGAAACCCTCACCAGCAATCTGAGGATGCCACTGACTCTGACCAGCAACACTCAGGTCATTGGCACAGCTGGCAACACCTACCTGCCTGCCCTTTTCACCACGCAGTCTGCTGGCAGTGGCCCTAAACCTTTTCTCTTCAGCCTGCCCCAGCCTTTAGCTGGCCAACAGACACAGTTTGTGACAGTGTCCCAGCCTGGCCTGTCAACCTTTActgcccagctgccagccccacagccctTGGCCCCCTCTGCGGGCCACAGCACAGCGGGTGGGCAAGGCGAAAAAAAGCCTTACGAGTGCACTCTCTGTAACAAGACTTTCACCGCCAAACAGAACTATGTCAAGCACATGTTTGTACACACAGGTAAGAGTACTTCCCTTTGGCTTATATATGAAGCCAGAGAAAGTCCTTTACAACCATGGACTTAGAGTCTGTTTGCCAACATGCCAGCCCCCAACACAAACAGAAGAGAGGGGTTATCCAGGGTGTCACTGAACGCTTCCCAAGCTTACTGCACTGAAGTTGAGCCTCTGCAGAAACATACAGATCTCATGCAGGGGCCTAACTGTGCATGGTGCAGAAACAAGCTCATTTTAGTTGGAGTAAAATGTGCCCTGCATCTGTCCAAGGAAATGGTAAGCATTTGTTGTATCCTGCAAGGTGACCAGGCAACCTTAAGTGGAAGTGGCATGAGGAAACTGTAATAAGTCATAAGAAAAACTGTATATACTAAGAAAGGGCATACCCCTGTAGGTTTTAAATCTACAGAGGTTTAAGCTCAGGTGATGATAATTGGCATGAGGTTAGGGCAAAGTCATTACTGATGGAGCTGCAGCAGTAGGACCAGACCTGGATGTTATGCACATTGCCACATATTTTCTTGATCTCACATATTCCTATAAGAAAGTAAATTGGGAGTTTTgtaaggaaggagggaaagaggtCTTTCTGTACTACATTGAAGCTGATTGCTGTAATCCCTTCTCTCTTGGAAAGTCAGGTAATTCACTAGCTGTGAGTACAGAAACATAGGTTTCAATgagaaaattttgaaagaatataTGTAAAACGCAACAGAACACAACATCAGcacttttttgtttaaaaacgCAGCTGCTTTAGTATATGGTTTATGAGCTATTGAGACAATATAGGTAACCATATTTTCTACTGAACCAAAACTGCCTTTTCTAGCTTTCTCAAGTTATGAGACTTCAAAGCAAGGAGATATATGTATCTTACATGGAGGAGCTGTCATGAGTTCAGGACTAAATTTTGCTTGCTTTAGCCCTCGGCTCTTCATGACATCGGAGAGAAATTCTAGTTTAGAGAaagagtaaatatttctttcaccCAGCAGTGGTTTTGTTAACATCAGatcttaaaataaatgctggGTTTGTGATACATGGAGTAGAAACCTGGAAAAATTACCCAAAGTATGGGAGGAATGTAGGTCATACCTCTCAGTTGTATGCAATAGACTTCAATTCCATGTGCGTATGTAAACTTTTAACTTCAATTTACCTATATTTATCACTCAAATGAAAAACTGCTCTAGACATCTAAGGCAGACATGTACGTGTACAAAAAGATCAACATTTCAGGACTGGTACAAAATGTATAATTGCAAGGATCAAGAGTCCTGAATCCCAAGATTACCCTTTGTATCTGTTTATGTTCTTCATCTTTCTGTTGTGGATGCGTAGCTAAAATATTACGTACATAGTGttgttttattcagaaaaatatctcCTTCAGAACACATTCAAATATATCTCCTTGCATCCTTGGTCTAAAAGCTAGAAAGGCATTTTCACAAATAATTTCACTGAGATTGGGTGCTTTATTTCTCCTACCCCCAAACTGTTCACTGCACTTTTTATTTGGAGTCAGATAAAGAGTAGTACTGGAAGACCTGACCTTAAAACATTCCTAGCTATTACACATAATACCAACCAAGAAAATTGGTAGGCATCTCTAATCATTAATTAATGTTATATTTGTATGGGTCTGAGAATGCCCAGAATAATGAACTGTGGTGGCAAGGAGAGATCGGGGAGATAAActatttcaaaattcatttaGGAACAAACTGGCTCCTGGAATGTCTGGGAGAATAATTGCACCTCAACCAACAGAGGGCTGGGTTTCAGAAAACccttttgaaaataatctttGTATGTGCAGCCTCAGAGATAGGATGTCTGCTACCTTGTGTAGTGCTGGACAGGATCATTACAAAAATGGAGAGCAGACAGCTGTTCTCACTGTCAGGGTTATTTTCCCTATCCCTGGTCAAAGAAGCCAGGCAAAGTGGCTCTGGAAAAGATccacagaaaaagggaaagatttaGGACATGTAAATGTTTGAATTAGTCTTCCTGTTTGGAGGGCTCACAAGAGAAGTCATGGAGGAGTCTAATCATAAACCAGAATTCAACAATCTGAAGGTCTTCAAATCTCTGTATGTTCTTATGCTCCGAAAACTACAGTCTGGTGTAGCTTTCCATGCAACAGAAGCcaacctccttttcttctttcatgtgGATGCAAACATACTAGAGATGAGTATTTTCCCATGTTCCCTACAAACTGGCTTTAATGTATCCTGCAATGTTGTTCTCCAAGACACGCAGTGTTGCGGAAATGCAGTGCTGGAATGGATGCAATGTCTGTGCAGGGCCCCAACACTGCTGCCTCCATACCACCGTAATCTGGGGCACCCATGGTGATGGGATGAGGggaagtcatatgaggagcagctgaggtcattTGGCTTATTCAGCCTAAAGAAGAGGAGATTGAGAGGAGACATTGtggtctacagcttcctcacaaggggaagtgcAAGAGCAGGAACTGATCTCTTccctctggtgaccagtgataggacatgagagaatggcatgaagctgtcTCAGGGTAGATTTAGGTTAAATATTAGGAACAGTTTCTGCACCCACagggtgattgggcactggaacaggttcctcAGCaaagtggtcatggcaccagCCTGACAGAATTTGAGAGGTGCTTGGACAATGCTCTTGGGCACATAGTGTGACTGTTGGGGTGCTCCTGTGCGGGCCCAGGAGGTgaactttgatgatccttgtggatcccttccaactcagaatactctAGGATTCTGTGGCCTCAGTGTCAGACCAAGCATCCATTatggttagggttagggttcaAAGAGCCACAGAGGCTACATCTCCAGGAACgctggagctggaaaaggcATGCCAAAGGGACCATGGTCAGGCACTGacattgctttttctgcttccaactcaggatatgctgtgattctatgtttctaagTGCCCCACATCGCTGTCTAATACCAgccaaatacaaaataaagaagcaaaagGAGGAACATGCACATTTAACTCACTGAGCAAAGTTTTCTCTGACTTCAAGATGAAGAATCATGGGAATAAAGAATCTACAGTGCTCACTGAGGAAGCACATATatttacatgcaaaaaaaaaaaaaaccaactaaaaagTTTTGAGATTCTTAGGAGAGGAAAACTCTCGGGAAGGCTTTGAAACTGAGGttaaaaaaccagaattcaGTGTCTCTTAGGAACAtatgcaggaaaaaattaagGTGTTTTTATAGCATAGCCCTAACAGGGTCTAGAGTGGAGGAGACCAACTTATTACAAACTCTGGGACGGACATATATTTCCTCAGGCAAAAACGAGCACTGTAAATATAATCGGTCTCTTTTAAGTTAATCAGATGTTATTCTAACTGACAGACTATCATTTTCCACATAATGTGTCAAGCAAATTGGTCTGTCTGCACTCATTTCACTACTGTGTTTGGCAAAGCCATCAGGAAAGTAAGGACTCAGTGTTTTGACCAAGTGTCTTTCACCAAATAGGGACAAACTCATGAGTGCAAGGAAGAGCAGCAAGTGGATTTCATTCATGGATGTCACCATCATATATGCAAaccatgaaataaaaaggaacagagaCTCAGAGAGATAAAAAAGTAGGTCCTTCACATCCAATCCATATTAATTATCTCCTATTAAAATTGAGTATAACTGGCATATTGTAGTCTCACTATACAAAGAGTAAATTATATATTACCACAGGCGTGTCATGGTCCCTGAAGATTGACTCTTCAGGATTTAAAACAGTGCAGACAGACTGTAAAAAGGAGGAAGCAGGAtgtctgtggaaagaaaaaaaaataaagaaaaatctctgctaGATGGGAAATTGCAGAATAaccacaggaaaataattttttcaatcAGTGAAACAGAGAATAATTTTGATTGTTACAGAGCTGTCTCTCTCCCTAACAGCTCTGGGGATGATGAATTACCAAACCTGAAATATACCACAAGcgattcagaaaacaaattaaaaagtagCTTTTGATGGGGCATCCAGGGTGTTAGTTATTGTCTACATTATTAATGCAACAACATATCATGAAAACGTTGCTTGATACCATGAAACATGAGACTGTGGCATCGTTTCCCAGAAGAACTCTGAGCATGAGGAGGATTTCAGAGTAGCCTGAACAAAGCAGTTGTATGTTCTCAGTTAAGTAATTTTCCCAGTTCATCGTTGTAGTCACTTGTTTGTCAGAGTTCATGATCAGAGTTCAGTTATACAAGTTACCATAATCAGTTTTACAGCAGTCCTGGAGATCCAAGGCAATGTGGTAGATTACATAAgttttttttatctctgattTACCTCGTAAGGTGTTTTATTTAATTGGCAGTCAAATCATTTAAAATTCCTGTCTCTTACACTATAATTTTATCTGTTAGGTTACCCTTCACATGGTGCTGGCCAGCCTGGGCAATTATGTATACTGAGGTTCCCTTTTCAGTTACTCTTATCCATGTTTCATCTATGAGATTTGACCAGAAAAAAGGAGGCAACAAATGTAAACGTCTTAGAAAGCATTGGATTCCTTTGACAATCTCTAGCATTTC from Chiroxiphia lanceolata isolate bChiLan1 chromosome 2, bChiLan1.pri, whole genome shotgun sequence includes these protein-coding regions:
- the ZBTB20 gene encoding zinc finger and BTB domain-containing protein 20 isoform X1 — protein: MCGAQLPGRAPEPRPAETGRPFLPRASLQRRAAQGRKKPKTAENQKASEENEITQTGACSAKPGLPCLNLEAVLSLSPALIHFPHSPTNLHAHTGSSDCNISCKGMTERIHSINLHNFSNSVLETLNEQRNRGHFCDVTVRIHGSMLRAHRCVLAAGSPFFQDKLLLGYSDIEIPSVVSVQSVQKLIDFMYSGVLRVSQSEALQILTAASILQIKTVIDECTRIVSQNVGEVYPVIQDSGQETPRGTPESGTSGQSTDTESGYLQSHSQHSVDRIYSALYACSMQNGSGERSFYSGAVVSHHETALGLPRDHHIEDPSWITRIHERSQQMERYLSTTPETTHCRKQPRPVRIQTLMGNIHIKQEMEDDYDYYGQQRVQILERNESEECTEDTDQAEGTESEPKGESFDSGVSSSIGTEPDSMEQQFMAALGRDGQQEPSQADQNDVPADGTQPQQQQQHVDANSSSPERSNDVEMDSKVLTVNNSTEKGALQPSVNTTVAQPLPTTQIYLRQTETLTSNLRMPLTLTSNTQVIGTAGNTYLPALFTTQSAGSGPKPFLFSLPQPLAGQQTQFVTVSQPGLSTFTAQLPAPQPLAPSAGHSTAGGQGEKKPYECTLCNKTFTAKQNYVKHMFVHTGEKPHQCSICWRSFSLKDYLIKHMVTHTGVRAYQCSICNKRFTQKSSLNVHMRLHRGEKSYECYICKKKFSHKTLLERHVALHSATNGTPGATGTGARAVPAGVVACTEGTTYVCSVCPAKFDQIEHFNDHMRMHVSDG
- the ZBTB20 gene encoding zinc finger and BTB domain-containing protein 20 isoform X2 codes for the protein MKKPKTAENQKASEENEITQTGACSAKPGLPCLNLEAVLSLSPALIHFPHSPTNLHAHTGSSDCNISCKGMTERIHSINLHNFSNSVLETLNEQRNRGHFCDVTVRIHGSMLRAHRCVLAAGSPFFQDKLLLGYSDIEIPSVVSVQSVQKLIDFMYSGVLRVSQSEALQILTAASILQIKTVIDECTRIVSQNVGEVYPVIQDSGQETPRGTPESGTSGQSTDTESGYLQSHSQHSVDRIYSALYACSMQNGSGERSFYSGAVVSHHETALGLPRDHHIEDPSWITRIHERSQQMERYLSTTPETTHCRKQPRPVRIQTLMGNIHIKQEMEDDYDYYGQQRVQILERNESEECTEDTDQAEGTESEPKGESFDSGVSSSIGTEPDSMEQQFMAALGRDGQQEPSQADQNDVPADGTQPQQQQQHVDANSSSPERSNDVEMDSKVLTVNNSTEKGALQPSVNTTVAQPLPTTQIYLRQTETLTSNLRMPLTLTSNTQVIGTAGNTYLPALFTTQSAGSGPKPFLFSLPQPLAGQQTQFVTVSQPGLSTFTAQLPAPQPLAPSAGHSTAGGQGEKKPYECTLCNKTFTAKQNYVKHMFVHTGEKPHQCSICWRSFSLKDYLIKHMVTHTGVRAYQCSICNKRFTQKSSLNVHMRLHRGEKSYECYICKKKFSHKTLLERHVALHSATNGTPGATGTGARAVPAGVVACTEGTTYVCSVCPAKFDQIEHFNDHMRMHVSDG
- the ZBTB20 gene encoding zinc finger and BTB domain-containing protein 20 isoform X3, with protein sequence MTERIHSINLHNFSNSVLETLNEQRNRGHFCDVTVRIHGSMLRAHRCVLAAGSPFFQDKLLLGYSDIEIPSVVSVQSVQKLIDFMYSGVLRVSQSEALQILTAASILQIKTVIDECTRIVSQNVGEVYPVIQDSGQETPRGTPESGTSGQSTDTESGYLQSHSQHSVDRIYSALYACSMQNGSGERSFYSGAVVSHHETALGLPRDHHIEDPSWITRIHERSQQMERYLSTTPETTHCRKQPRPVRIQTLMGNIHIKQEMEDDYDYYGQQRVQILERNESEECTEDTDQAEGTESEPKGESFDSGVSSSIGTEPDSMEQQFMAALGRDGQQEPSQADQNDVPADGTQPQQQQQHVDANSSSPERSNDVEMDSKVLTVNNSTEKGALQPSVNTTVAQPLPTTQIYLRQTETLTSNLRMPLTLTSNTQVIGTAGNTYLPALFTTQSAGSGPKPFLFSLPQPLAGQQTQFVTVSQPGLSTFTAQLPAPQPLAPSAGHSTAGGQGEKKPYECTLCNKTFTAKQNYVKHMFVHTGEKPHQCSICWRSFSLKDYLIKHMVTHTGVRAYQCSICNKRFTQKSSLNVHMRLHRGEKSYECYICKKKFSHKTLLERHVALHSATNGTPGATGTGARAVPAGVVACTEGTTYVCSVCPAKFDQIEHFNDHMRMHVSDG